A window of Opisthocomus hoazin isolate bOpiHoa1 chromosome 3, bOpiHoa1.hap1, whole genome shotgun sequence genomic DNA:
agccaCATCTTCAAGAAACTTGCTCGTTTTACTGTTTTTAAGCACTGTAGCCCAAATGGATTAAATGACGTTTCACTTCGAGGGGACTGTTGCACACATATTCACGTTCTTTTTCACGGGCCTTCCAAGCTCTTTTCCTCACGCTGGATCACGCTGTCGCATTTCCAACCGCGACGCCCTCAGCAGCTGAAGGCCCCGGTGAACGCCCACCGCGTGCTCCATGGGAAGGCTTTTACGGCATCTTCATCCTGCCACGACCAATTATTAAAAAGAAGCCGACATTAAAGGCTAATTTCAACATCTTACCTGTAATTTCCACAGCCCCGCCGTAGCCGCCAAACGACGGCCGCGCAGGCCCCACCGCCCAGGTGCGGCCGCAGCCCCTGCGCACCGCGAGGAAGGGGCGGGGCTAACGGCGTCGCCCCTGGCGCCTGCGCACTGGCGCGGCTGCGCGCCTCGGCgagcggggagggcagcggcggcagcggagCGCGGGAGCGGTGAGCCGGTTCCTTCTGCCTCAGCCGCCATTTCGGGTACCGTGAGGGGGATGCGCCGCTGCCCCGGGGGCTGTGCGGTTCTGTCACGGctcgggcagggctgtgcccgtGACGGGGCTACGCAGccgcccggcggggcgggaggtgCTGTcacccgggccgggccgcccttCAACCCTTCCAGCCCGGCAGCCAAACCTCTGCTCTGAACGCACGCCCTGAGTTTGTGGGACAAACTCGTCACGGGGCATTCGGAGAGGACAAAActaagctggggggggggggggggggagacactTCTTCCAATCAATGTAGGTGCTGCTATTTAACTAGAATACCTGTTCTGGGGTTACTGTTTTGATGAGGTTTTAAATGTCAgtgattgtgggtttttttccctctgctacaTGAAGTTGTGCCGTCGTGCTGGGTATCAGTGTACTCAAGGTTCCCCTGGTACTACCAGTCTTTTATGGGTAACAGAGTAACTTTATCTAGTGGTGTTGTACCCAGTTCTGTGTCCTGACAAATTATTTCTCTGTTTATATAACAGAACCTATACTGTAAAGGCTATGATAAGTAAAGAACGTTATCAGCATAACTGAAGCATCATACCCTTTGCATTTTACTTAGCTTTTCTAGCTATGCCTACCTGTTTAGGACCAAGATGGAAAGAGGCGAGGACCATTAGATCAGGATGATTGGGCTTGGGACTTGTGGATCATGTTAATTGCGcacatttttttattctgtttcagtgCTGGTTTTTTTAATGATCATTTATCTAATTTTTGTGAATGTGCAAGTGTTGCAAAACTGTTACCCAGGTCACCACTTAAAGACTGAATCACTTTAAGCAGGAAGTACCCAGAAGGCTTCTGAGAGGGCTAGGGCTCAAAAATGAAACAGACTTCCAAAATTCAGAATACCATTACGTCATTGAATGAATTTGTGGTCTGTTGGAGGTATAGAACATACTTTTAAATGACTGTGGGATTTTGTAACTTTATAATGTAAAATCAAAACCattttatgtttgtgttttgAGTAAACCCCTAGAACAAGGCATGGAGGACTAAAATACAGAAAGGTTAGATTTGGGCTTTAAGATTCTAATCTTCTACTTTAAAATACTCAAAGTAATTTAAACCATGCTTATAAATAGGCTAAGCTGTATGTCAGCAGCAATAATTTACAGTGAAGATTCtagtatttttaagcaaaaaggCCCTGAGCTGTACACTGTATTTGAGAATGTCCTTGTGTGTAACCACACTGTTGCTTTTCAgagcttttatgtacattgaggTCAGTGTCTAAATGTGGAATCTTGTATACACATGTATCTTTCAGGTCTGAGGTTCTGTACTTGTTAATGTTTTTATATTATGCCTGGTAACTTAGGCTAAGCTTTTAATacgttttgtttggttttgtttgttttttttccccagagtaaAGGATAGGACAAGCTTCCAGCAAGGGGAAAACAGTGCAGTGCAGAACAGGGGGGCGTAGAAAATTAGAATTTGTGAAAAAAATAGCCATAATCATTTTTGTGTTAATCTGTCTTTTTGGTAGGCTGTATATCTAAGAAAAGATGGCAGATCCTTGGCAAGAGTGTATGGATTATGCAGTTGCTTTAGCAAGGAAAGCTGGGGAGGTAAGTATAAACTATCTGTAAATAATAACATTGTTTATTGAGTCTAGCATGTATATAGCTTTTGAAGGAGTTTGATGTTGGATGTTATTCTGAGCAATATTTTATCAAAAGCATAAATTAGTAGAATCGGTCAGTGTTCAAGTTTAAGACTGAAGTGTCTTTCATGTTCACAGCTTAGTTAATTGAAGAAAACAACTTTGCACTTTTCTTCAGACCAGAGTCTGATTAAAGACTAAGGAGTATCTTTTGCtccttaaattttattaaaaaaaaaaaaattgaactgtgGTAAATAAAGAGCATCTCTGGTTTTCCCCTTAAACTGCACCTTATTATTTTACCATCTGAAAGCTGTTGACAGTGTGTCTTGCAAACACTTCAGTCAACTTTATACAGTGGCTTATTGTTGCCACAAGGTACCTCATCGTGTTCTCTTCATAAAGGCTCCTTTACTTCTATAAATAAGCATCATCCCTTGCAGTGGTGGTAATTTGCCCATTTGTGATCTAAGATGGCTCAGAACAAGTAGTTTGCACGTCTTGGCAGAGCCTCAGCATAAGAGTGATTACCAAATGTTCAGTTCTTGGTAGTTCTGCCTGGTACATTTGAATGCTATGGCAGCTTGACAAGATGGCACATGTACTAATTCTGTTCCCTGGAGCTGCAGAATCTGCAGATCATTGCCCCTGCAATGACCTCATTAGAGTCTTCCCTCAGAAAATCTTTCTAAGTTatagtaaaataattttgtggGCTGTGAGGCATGGATTCTTGCTTAAGCTGATACTAACAGTTTTAAGATCATAAATGCAGAGTCTGGCTAAAAGTAGCTGACTTAAGCTCAGTCTTAAGTGTTTCCTTCACCTCTGTTACTTAAATTTATAAATCTAAAATTTGTCATAACAAAATAGAGCTCAATTTCATGTACCAGTGGATCTTCATGTAGTCCTTAGATTTAAGGTCGTGTAAAATTTTGTGTGGGGTAGGGACTGGAGATAGATGCAGGGGTAAGCCTCAGCTCCTGCAATTAAATCCACGTTTTGTCActgcttgtgtttgttttgtatgtGCAGTACAGAAAATTACGCTAAAAATGATGATCAGATTTTTGGGAAAACTAATATTTTCCATACTGTTActggagaaagattttttttttttcttttgttaacagATAATCCGTGGAGCACTCAAAGAAGAAATATCTATTATGACTAAAAGTTCACCAGTAGATCTAGTGACAGAAACTGATCAAAAAGTAGAAAACTTCATTATTTCTTTGATAAAAGAAAAGTATCCTTCTCACAGGTATGGCTTTTTATCGATACACTTTTGGCAGAAGAAGGGGAGAGGTGActtgaagaagaaaatggaaagtctaTGGTTTTTCTAGGTATAATTTCTTTACGATTGGCATGCTGGAAAGTTACAGAATTCTCTTTTCGCCTCAATATATTAAGTATTTTAGAGTAGTAGTGCGTTGGAAGTTTTGCCCAGGGCTGTAGTAACAAAACAAGGTGTCCCCAGGGTCTGCTGACATGAGCTCAAGACTTATGCTGAAAGTCACTTCCAGTAGAGCCAGCTGTAAGTAACTTCTTGGTTACTTGTGCTGGAGAATCAAAGGTGGCCCCAAGATACCCAGAACCCAAATTTCTTGTCTGCTGGTAGCTGTTGAAACTAGCATGCCTTCACTGTCTGTGCTGGATGAGTCCCATGAGTGTGCCTTTGGCAAATCTCCTACACTTTAAGAACATCAAACATCCTTAAAAGAAGACAGAATATTCTGATTCTGCACAACTGAAAGTCTGTCAtagaaaacactgatttttttattgctcctccattttttttttttttactccccctgctcctcctgcccaccaaaataaatttATGCTTGAAGGGTGAATTGTATGTATTTCACTTACTTTTACTTACATAGGACTTTCTTTCCCGTTTTGACATAGTGCCTCAGGTTTAATACAGTTTCCTTAAAGTGGGTTTactattttttcttgcattttcttggaGATTTTCTTATTGTAGCCGTTTATGTGAAATGTAATAAATATGCATAGAATTGGAACAACTGAGGTGATGCAAAATGTCAGTAATCTAACCAAATTAGTGTAAGCATACAGATTTATGGAATGACCTTGAAATAACAGTTTCTGTGGCATTGATAAACATTTTAGAATATTGTAGCTTCTTTTTATATTAGATAATCGATACCATATTTGACGTACTGGTGTTGGATTTCTCTTTGTAATAAATTACTCATCCACCTAGATAACTATTCAGTCTCCCTCTTCTCTTGGTGAAGATCCACTGCTTTTTGGAAACATGCTGTTTCTTTCTGAGCAATCATCTTCACTTCCATAGTTAATCCTAATTAATATTAAAGGAGCTTATTTGTTTACTCAGCAGTTCTCCTCATTTTACATGATAGTGGAGGAAGGCATGTGTTTGATGCATGCTTTTCATAGGATCAGTAATATGTGATAAATCTAACAACATACGAAAGGCATAGAAGAGAATTCGACCCACTTATCCCAATAATTTTGCAGTTCAAAACAAATACTTTCATGAGCAGCAAAAATGGTGAAATTTGGGTTCCTGTAGCACTGTGCCTTGTATATACCtcgggtttagtgttagggttgagCATGCACTCTGCCGCCTTCTTCAGTTTTTGTAATACTTGTAAAACTGAACAGTTTTGAGACTAACAGCTTCATGTCTTGTTTGGGTTGAAATTAGACTATGAATTTGACAGTTACTGCAGTGGTCTAACCAGATGCGTATGACCACAAAGGCTTTCTTCAGTTAAAACATAAGCTAAAAAGTAGTGGTTTATAGTACAAATAAACTGAAAGGTGTAAATAGCTACAATTATTCTGACTAAAATTTGATGATGatgttactggaaaaaaatgatgaaaacttCAATATTAAAATGTAAAGTTAATTACATTAAGATCTCTTCCCCACATATTGTGATTATCTGTGACATGATAAATATTGGTGTAAGCTTGGTCAGATGTCGTTGGTGCTTTCCAGATAAACTGTATTTCTCAACTTTTTCGATATGATCACTGATGGTGCAAAAGCCTACATTTCACTTCTAAGAATTTTAATTTCAAGGACAGTGTTGTAATTCAAACCTTTTAAACAATTTCTTTGTATCTTGTTTTTGCAACTCTAGCTTCATTGGAGAAGAATCTGTTGCAGCTGGAGAGGGCAGCGTTTTGACAGATAACCCCACATGGATTATAGACCCTATTGACGGAACTACCAATTTCGTACACAGgtccactttttatttttttatgttagcAGCGTCATCtgtttaccttttttctttctccagttgcAAAAGTAAGGTTTTTTCACTTATAAATTGCTTTTAAAGTGATACTATGAACTTGTTAATAGTTACAAATTGCTATTGGCATTTATTGAGAGCCGTTGAGCAGTTTTTGTAATCATTTTAGTATTTCTGTATTACAGTAGTGTCACTCTATAACCAACACCAGTTGTTCCATGAGAGGCCCATACTATAAAGCAGGGGTCAGCAGCCTTTGGCATGGATGCCAAAGGCAGATGGACAGATTGTAACGCAGGACTTGAATTTAGGAGTTGCAGCTTCTTTCAGAGAGGCTTTGGTGAGAACCAGTAacagctgcaggtgctgatttcTAAGAAGTTTCAAGTTCACTGAGATGTAGGAGTTGCTAccatgaaagaaagaagaatatCACCAGTGGTTGTCTAGTGGTATTTTACACCAGGGTAGGGAGGGTGCTTTCACTGTCATGCTGACTGCCTATTCCTTCTGTCTTTGGAACATGATGGATTTTGGTGCTGATGAGCTTTTCTGAGCGTACTTGATTCCGATTTTGAAGTGACTGCTGCTATGTGTGCCATGGCTTTAAACAGCTGCTGAATCCTACTAAATAACATGTTCAAAAAGCTATAAGAAAAGAACCCATTCTGTTGAATTTACAGGCTTAATAGTCTGCATTTTTTGCAGATAGTaattaaagcaaatgttttggAACTGCAGATTTTGaagactaaaaaaaaccaaacaatgaaaataaattaattggttGATCATTAAAAACTTAGTAAGACTGAGATGCAGCCTGTCATGTCCTACATACTCCCACCGCCTTCACTCTTCCCCCTGCATTCTTTCTTCTCACTTCAATGTCTGTCTTTCTCGTTGCTTTGGTGGAGAAGGCGGAGGTGGAAGGAGAGGTGACTTCTTTCATGAGACAGTTCTGGCCAGGTTGTTCCTTTTGAGAAAGGTTAGCATAGAGGCTTGTTTGTATTCTTTGGCTGTAAAATGACAGTCCCTAAGCTAGTAATAGCTGTAACAGGCTTAGTTTCAGTGGTTGGAAAAGCTTATATTTTAAATGGTAATCAGTGTTGTTGGGTCTGTTTTCATAGTAAATTGTGCAAGTTTCAGAAAACTGATATTTCCTATGTAGTCCaagtttctttttgaaatatGCATTACATTTAactgaattttgtttttattaagagTAAGCATGGTAATGAAAGAAGCATAGTATCTCACTATAAATtagtgaaatgttttgttttgtaggtTTCCATTTGTGGCAGTTTCAATTGGCTTTGTTGTAAACAAAAAGGTATACTTTTTATTACTTAATATCTAATCAAGACAAACCAAATTAATTCTTTGTTTCTAGTTATAAGTACAATCTGTATTTTCACAGCAAataggaagaaagggaaaaaagatgtcTTTACTTTTTCTTGCAGATAGAGTTTGGAATTGTGTATAGTTGTATAGAAGACAAGATGTATACTGCCAGAAAAGGAAAAGGTGCATTTTGCAATGGTCAAAAACTTCAAGTATCAGGCCAAGAAGGTAAGCTGAACTGAGTAGCTTATTTCTAGTAACGACTTTGATTTTGCAAATGAGGCATTAACAGTTTTACATCTGGATATATTCCTGTTTCTTAGGTCATAGTTTCATTTGCAAAGACAGTTTGGCCACAGGTTTTTCAGTTTTGAGAAATAGCTTTTATGTTCTCTTTGATGAGTATAACATGCTTGTGATCTTTGCAAAAGCAGACTCGGCAATTGAAGATTTTATTCCCTGTATGTCTGTGCTgcggtttctttgtttgtttgtttttcattcccTGTATGTCTGCAATCTCTCTGTGATTGTTCTTCAGAGTCTGTAACAAATCTACCAAACAATTCAACTTCTTCAGGTGTGAACTAGTGGTTTAAATCAGTATTGCTCTTGTATACTTACTACCCTACGTAAAGTAATATCCGCACTTGAAgtgggacctttaaagatctgagGGCTGTTCTAAATTTTATAGCAGTAGAATTTTATTTACTAATGCCATCGATTAATGTATATGCACAATTTAAACAGATCATGCtttatttgttgtattttttttctaccaTTTTCCATGTAAGAACAGATTTTTATACATTCAATATATGTAATATATTAAAATACCTTACTTCTGTTCAGTCTTATAAGAAAGCAATGGAGTAAACTCTGCTAATTAGTGTTATTATACAAGTTGTACTGTTGTAAAAgtgaggttttgtttcttttccagacaTTACAAAATCTCTTTTAGTAACAGAACTGGGATCAAATCGTGATCCAGAGactataaaaataattctttctaaCATGGAAAGACTACTTAGTATTCCAATTCATGGGTAAGATACTGcctattttttatatttaatggTACTGTTAATATTGTAAATATGTTAATACGATAATTTTTAGGAAGGATTGGTTGCATTACATTTGACACCTTAAATGTGAAATATGCTTTAAATGTTTTTGTCTAGTAGCTTCTGCAGAGAAACTCTAAGTGTCTTTAGCTTTTTCAATCTGGGACGTATATAAGAGAGCCCTAACATCAGTATTGAGAAGCAAAGCATGGTTGGTTTTGTAGGACTAAAAAGCATGAtgtttactatttaaaaaaaacaacaaaacaattttgtgcttcccccccctccccaaaacacaCAAGGAGCAAAACTGGATAAACAGAAGCCATATTACGTTTCTTAGTTTTCTTTCCATGTAGTAACGAAAATcgttgtagggtttttttatatatatcagAAGACAAATGTAGatctcccttttctctttcaaCACCTTACAATTTTTTTGAATATGTCAAAGTAGTTGAAATTGTCCATAAACTGCCCTTATTTTGATTACATTCCCTGCTTCCTCTCCTCCAGATAAGCCAAAGCCTACATTTCTGCAAACCATTTTACATCTAAAGGTGGTTTCACTCAACCCTACTCATGTTTCTGATCTAAAAGGGGTTGTAGTTTTATGCTGAGATTCACAGGATTCTTGCTTTGACACTTAAC
This region includes:
- the IMPA1 gene encoding inositol monophosphatase 1, coding for MADPWQECMDYAVALARKAGEIIRGALKEEISIMTKSSPVDLVTETDQKVENFIISLIKEKYPSHSFIGEESVAAGEGSVLTDNPTWIIDPIDGTTNFVHRFPFVAVSIGFVVNKKIEFGIVYSCIEDKMYTARKGKGAFCNGQKLQVSGQEDITKSLLVTELGSNRDPETIKIILSNMERLLSIPIHGIRAVGTAAVNMCLVATGGADAYYEMGIHCWDMAGAGIIITEAGGVLLDASGGPFDLMSRRIIAASSRAVGERIAKALQIIPLKRDDAAN